Proteins encoded together in one Yersinia mollaretii ATCC 43969 window:
- the cof gene encoding HMP-PP phosphatase encodes MYRLAAFDMDGTLLMRDHNIGGATLNALHQLVESGVILTFATGRHYIDMKGILSHSGINGYLITGNGTRVADLDGVSLYGMDLPAELVEFVLRTPWQTNASIHLFRDDGWFTDCNDPALLTAHKTSGFQFQLTALDALPLTGNHKICFIASHQELTELKTQLEQQMGGQADFCFSAAECLEVLPRGCNKGAALERLSHHLDLTLADCMAFGDAMNDKEMLSRVGRGLVMGNALPQLKQELPQLQVIGRCEQQGVAHYLQHWLSSPHLTYSPEF; translated from the coding sequence ATGTACCGTTTAGCCGCTTTTGATATGGATGGAACCTTACTGATGCGTGACCATAATATTGGCGGCGCGACATTAAATGCGTTGCATCAGTTAGTCGAGAGCGGGGTGATTCTGACGTTCGCGACAGGCCGGCACTATATTGATATGAAAGGGATTCTTTCTCATTCTGGGATTAACGGCTATTTGATTACCGGCAATGGCACGCGGGTCGCTGACTTGGATGGTGTGTCATTATATGGCATGGATTTACCGGCCGAGCTGGTGGAGTTTGTACTGCGAACCCCTTGGCAGACGAATGCCAGTATCCACTTATTCCGCGATGACGGCTGGTTCACTGATTGTAATGATCCCGCTCTGCTAACAGCCCATAAAACCAGTGGATTTCAGTTTCAACTCACCGCATTGGATGCACTACCACTGACCGGTAATCACAAGATCTGCTTTATTGCCTCACATCAAGAGCTAACCGAGCTTAAAACTCAGCTTGAACAGCAGATGGGCGGCCAAGCTGATTTCTGTTTCTCTGCTGCCGAATGTCTCGAAGTGCTACCTCGTGGTTGTAACAAAGGGGCGGCATTGGAACGACTAAGCCATCACCTTGATTTAACTCTGGCAGATTGCATGGCATTTGGTGATGCAATGAATGATAAAGAGATGCTGTCACGGGTGGGGCGCGGGTTGGTGATGGGAAATGCATTGCCGCAATTGAAACAAGAATTACCCCAGTTACAGGTCATTGGTCGCTGCGAGCAACAAGGTGTAGCGCACTATTTGCAACATTGGCTAAGTTCACCACACCTCACCTATTCCCCCGAATTCTGA
- a CDS encoding PLP-dependent cysteine synthase family protein → MTNIWVKNAISEIEADFQRSADTHLIRLNLPAFPGIYLYLKDESTHPTGSLKHRLARSLFLYGLCNGWITEGTTIIEASSGSTAVSEAYFARLIGLPFIAVMPSCTARRKVEQITFYGGRCHFVDHAGQIYAASEQLARELNGHYMDQFTYAERATDWRGNNNIADSIFRQMAREPFPVPNYIVMSAGTGGTSATLGRYIRYQGHDTQLVVVDPENSVFYDCFCNRDRTVTGSCGSRIEGIGRPRAEPSFIPEVIDSMLRVPDAASVATIHWLEGILGRKVGASTGTNVWGALQLAKQMREQGKTGAIVTLLCDSGERYLDTYYDAQWVSANIGDLTPFRNELNNL, encoded by the coding sequence ATGACCAACATCTGGGTAAAAAATGCTATCAGTGAAATAGAAGCTGATTTTCAACGCTCCGCTGATACCCACCTGATCCGCCTAAATCTGCCTGCTTTTCCCGGCATTTATCTCTATTTGAAAGATGAGAGCACCCATCCTACCGGCAGCTTAAAGCACCGTTTGGCCCGCTCGTTGTTCCTCTATGGCTTATGTAACGGCTGGATTACCGAAGGAACCACAATAATTGAAGCCTCCTCAGGCAGCACTGCGGTATCTGAAGCCTATTTTGCTCGCCTGATTGGCTTGCCCTTTATTGCAGTCATGCCGAGTTGCACCGCGAGGCGAAAAGTTGAACAAATCACTTTCTATGGAGGTCGCTGCCATTTTGTTGACCATGCAGGGCAAATCTATGCGGCATCAGAGCAATTAGCGCGTGAACTGAACGGCCACTACATGGATCAGTTCACTTATGCGGAACGAGCAACAGACTGGCGCGGCAATAATAATATTGCCGACAGTATCTTCCGCCAGATGGCTCGCGAACCTTTTCCTGTCCCTAACTACATTGTGATGAGCGCAGGTACGGGCGGGACTTCCGCCACATTAGGGCGCTATATCCGCTATCAAGGACATGATACCCAACTGGTGGTTGTCGATCCGGAAAACTCGGTATTTTATGACTGTTTCTGCAACCGTGATCGCACAGTCACTGGCAGTTGTGGTAGCCGCATTGAAGGGATAGGCCGCCCACGGGCTGAACCTTCATTTATTCCCGAGGTGATCGATAGTATGTTACGCGTACCGGATGCCGCCAGTGTGGCAACCATCCATTGGCTGGAGGGCATTCTGGGGCGGAAAGTGGGGGCATCGACGGGGACTAACGTCTGGGGCGCACTACAATTAGCCAAACAGATGCGCGAGCAGGGCAAAACGGGGGCGATTGTGACATTACTCTGTGACAGCGGCGAGCGCTATCTTGATACCTATTATGATGCCCAGTGGGTGAGCGCTAACATTGGCGATTTAACCCCATTCCGCAATGAGCTAAATAACCTGTAA
- a CDS encoding Lrp/AsnC family transcriptional regulator produces MLDKTDRKLLCMLQKDCTQSLQVLAEAVNLTSTPCWKRLKRLEDEGFIRGRVALLDSEKLGLGLTAFVLIKTQQHNSDWYQAFVEFTKKMPEVLAFYRMAGEYDYLMQVEVADMKSYDSFYKRMVNGVPGLIDVTSSFAMEKIKYTTMLPVPE; encoded by the coding sequence ATGTTAGATAAAACAGACCGCAAGCTACTCTGTATGTTGCAAAAAGATTGCACGCAATCACTGCAAGTCTTGGCTGAGGCAGTCAATTTGACCTCCACGCCCTGCTGGAAACGTCTAAAGCGCCTTGAGGATGAGGGGTTTATTCGTGGGCGAGTGGCGTTACTGGACAGTGAAAAGTTAGGATTAGGGTTGACGGCATTTGTGCTGATCAAGACGCAGCAGCATAATAGCGATTGGTATCAGGCATTCGTCGAGTTCACCAAGAAAATGCCTGAGGTACTGGCGTTCTATCGTATGGCGGGTGAATATGATTATCTGATGCAGGTCGAAGTTGCCGATATGAAAAGTTACGACAGTTTTTACAAACGTATGGTTAATGGTGTGCCGGGATTGATTGATGTGACCTCGAGCTTTGCGATGGAAAAAATCAAATACACAACAATGTTGCCTGTTCCAGAGTAA